A genomic stretch from Nitrospirota bacterium includes:
- a CDS encoding methyltransferase domain-containing protein yields MDRRETYTPGYSDIAVRYMQRRYAARDAAFLLPCLKPGMRLLDCGCGPGTITVGLAEAVAPGEVVGVDIEESQLAAARQVAKAKGLGNLRFETASVYKLPFPDRSFDAVHSHALFEHLGDPLAAAKELRRVLKPGGIVGIATPDWSGNLMAPRDPAMEKAIEAYRQLQRKNGGNPFMGRELGKLLKEAGFARISLSAMYDCYETMEAITELLAQRLEAERSRVPDVERHCRAMREWAKQPDALFAQSFVEAIGYADS; encoded by the coding sequence GTGGACAGGAGAGAGACCTACACGCCCGGGTACAGCGACATCGCCGTCCGGTACATGCAGCGGCGGTATGCGGCCCGGGACGCCGCGTTCCTGCTCCCGTGTCTCAAGCCGGGGATGAGGCTGCTCGATTGCGGCTGCGGACCGGGCACGATCACGGTCGGGCTGGCCGAGGCGGTCGCGCCTGGCGAGGTGGTGGGAGTGGACATCGAGGAGAGTCAACTCGCCGCAGCCAGGCAAGTGGCCAAGGCCAAGGGGCTGGGCAACCTCCGGTTCGAAACAGCCAGCGTCTACAAGCTGCCCTTTCCGGACCGGTCCTTCGACGCGGTCCATTCCCACGCCCTCTTCGAGCATCTGGGCGACCCTCTGGCTGCCGCAAAGGAATTGCGCCGGGTCTTGAAGCCCGGCGGCATCGTCGGGATCGCCACCCCAGATTGGAGCGGGAACCTCATGGCGCCCAGGGATCCGGCCATGGAAAAGGCGATCGAGGCCTACCGGCAGCTCCAGCGGAAGAACGGCGGCAATCCGTTCATGGGGAGGGAGCTCGGCAAGCTGCTGAAGGAAGCTGGCTTTGCCCGGATCAGCCTGTCCGCCATGTATGATTGTTACGAGACGATGGAGGCGATCACCGAGCTGCTCGCCCAGCGGCTGGAGGCCGAGCGGAGCCGGGTGCCGGACGTGGAGCGACACTGTCGGGCCATGAGGGAATGGGCGAAGCAGCCGGACGCCCTGTTCGCCCAGAGCTTCGTGGAGGCCATCGGCTACGCGGACTCATGA
- the pabA gene encoding aminodeoxychorismate/anthranilate synthase component II — MLLMVDNYDSFTYNLVQYFGELGEDVRVYRNDKITVEEIEALRPQRLVISPGPCTPKEAGVSVETIRHFAGHLPVLGVCLGHQSLAVAFGGEVIRADRLMHGKTSMIHHDGKTIFRDLPNPFEATRYHSLLVNRANLPDCLEVSAETAEGEIMGLRHRTLCVEGVQFHPESILTAAGMDLLRNFLKL, encoded by the coding sequence ATGCTGTTGATGGTCGACAACTACGATTCCTTCACCTACAACCTCGTCCAGTATTTCGGCGAGCTGGGGGAGGACGTCCGGGTGTACCGGAACGACAAGATCACGGTCGAAGAGATCGAGGCCCTGCGGCCGCAACGGCTCGTGATCTCGCCAGGCCCCTGCACGCCCAAGGAGGCCGGCGTCTCGGTAGAGACGATCCGCCATTTCGCCGGCCATCTGCCGGTGTTGGGCGTCTGCCTGGGGCACCAGTCGCTCGCCGTGGCCTTCGGCGGGGAGGTGATCCGGGCCGACCGGCTGATGCACGGCAAGACCTCCATGATCCACCACGACGGGAAGACCATCTTCCGGGATCTGCCGAACCCTTTCGAGGCGACCCGCTATCACTCGCTGCTGGTCAACCGGGCCAACCTGCCCGATTGTCTGGAGGTGTCGGCGGAGACGGCGGAAGGGGAGATCATGGGGCTGCGCCACAGGACCCTCTGCGTCGAGGGCGTCCAATTCCACCCCGAATCCATTCTCACGGCGGCCGGCATGGATCTCTTACGCAACTTCTTGAAGCTGTGA
- a CDS encoding VOC family protein yields MILGVDHVLIAVEDLEKAMEVYRRLGFQVLRGGEHPSVGTHNALVPLADGSYLELIGVKKPELAREFPFGRQVLEALARPNRLAGFVLEVTDYHGDVQAIRERGLAIAKAPPGGRVRPDGQQVSWRTAHPESATLPFLIQDATPRELRVPPPTEGLGRSTKIGWVAVGAADLQPAITAYTQLLGERPVESRFLLQRGAIHLSQSFSGDGVQMVTLLAEDLARLAGEWQAQAIPFYDEGLRGSGRVLVPRDTGGARLSFCQAR; encoded by the coding sequence ATGATCCTCGGCGTTGACCATGTGCTGATCGCGGTGGAGGATTTGGAGAAGGCGATGGAGGTCTATCGCCGGCTGGGGTTTCAGGTCCTTCGCGGCGGGGAGCATCCTTCCGTCGGGACGCACAATGCGCTGGTTCCGCTGGCGGACGGAAGCTATTTGGAGCTGATCGGGGTCAAGAAGCCGGAGCTGGCCCGGGAGTTTCCGTTCGGCAGACAGGTGCTGGAGGCCTTGGCGCGGCCGAACCGGCTCGCCGGGTTTGTCCTGGAAGTCACGGACTATCACGGCGACGTCCAGGCGATCAGGGAGCGCGGGCTGGCGATCGCCAAAGCGCCTCCGGGCGGCCGAGTCCGGCCAGACGGGCAGCAGGTCTCCTGGCGGACGGCCCATCCGGAAAGCGCGACGCTGCCGTTTCTGATTCAAGATGCCACGCCGCGCGAGCTCCGTGTCCCGCCTCCGACTGAGGGCCTCGGCCGTTCAACGAAGATCGGCTGGGTGGCAGTCGGGGCGGCGGATCTCCAGCCGGCCATCACGGCCTATACCCAGCTCCTTGGAGAGCGGCCGGTGGAAAGCCGATTTCTGCTCCAACGGGGGGCGATCCATCTCTCCCAGAGCTTTTCCGGCGACGGGGTGCAGATGGTGACGTTGCTCGCCGAGGATCTGGCGCGTCTCGCAGGCGAATGGCAAGCTCAGGCCATTCCCTTTTATGACGAGGGCCTCCGCGGGAGCGGGCGGGTGCTGGTTCCGCGGGACACGGGCGGGGCGCGACTCAGCTTCTGCCAGGCCCGCTAG
- the trpD gene encoding anthranilate phosphoribosyltransferase: MIKDAIAKLADRNDLSDKEAEEVMLEIMDGAATPAQIAAYLMGLRMKGETVDEIVGSARAMRSRAVRLRAADPLVVDTCGTGGDRAHTFNISTTAAFVVAGGGLTVAKHGNRSVSSRSGSADVLAALGVKIDLPPDRVTDCVNEVGIGFLFAPLFHGAMKHCAAPRQEMGIRTLLNILGPLTNPAGATIQVLGVYDGNLTELLAKVLVRLGTQHCFVVHGMDGLDEVTLTERTRVSEGKAGVVSSYVVEPEDFGLSRVPLRDLTGGTAEENAEITREILRGRKGPKRDIVCMNAAPAFVACGKAKTLREGVELAGKVINGGAAFEKLERLIAFTNRRDT; the protein is encoded by the coding sequence ATGATCAAGGACGCCATCGCCAAGCTCGCCGACCGGAACGACCTCTCGGACAAGGAGGCCGAGGAGGTCATGCTGGAGATCATGGACGGGGCCGCCACGCCCGCGCAGATCGCCGCCTACCTGATGGGGCTCCGCATGAAGGGCGAGACGGTGGACGAGATCGTCGGCTCGGCCCGGGCCATGCGGTCCCGGGCCGTCCGCCTCCGGGCGGCCGATCCGTTGGTCGTGGACACCTGCGGGACCGGCGGCGACCGGGCCCACACCTTCAACATCTCCACCACCGCGGCCTTCGTCGTGGCCGGCGGCGGGCTGACCGTCGCGAAGCACGGGAACCGTTCCGTCTCCTCCCGCTCCGGCAGCGCCGACGTGCTGGCGGCGCTCGGCGTCAAGATCGATCTTCCGCCCGACCGGGTGACGGACTGTGTGAACGAAGTCGGGATCGGATTCCTCTTCGCCCCGCTCTTCCACGGAGCCATGAAACATTGCGCCGCGCCTCGCCAGGAGATGGGGATCCGGACCCTGCTGAACATCCTCGGCCCTTTGACCAATCCGGCCGGGGCCACCATCCAGGTGCTGGGGGTCTACGACGGGAACCTGACCGAGCTGCTGGCCAAGGTGCTGGTCCGGCTGGGCACGCAACATTGCTTCGTCGTGCACGGGATGGACGGGCTGGACGAGGTGACGCTGACCGAGCGGACCCGCGTGTCGGAGGGGAAGGCCGGGGTGGTTTCCAGCTATGTCGTGGAGCCGGAGGACTTCGGGCTTAGCCGTGTGCCGCTCCGGGACCTGACCGGGGGCACGGCGGAGGAGAACGCGGAGATCACCAGGGAGATTCTGCGGGGACGGAAGGGACCCAAGCGGGACATCGTCTGCATGAACGCGGCGCCGGCCTTCGTGGCCTGCGGCAAGGCCAAGACCCTACGGGAAGGGGTGGAGCTGGCCGGGAAGGTCATCAACGGCGGGGCGGCCTTTGAAAAGCTGGAGCGGCTCATCGCGTTCACAAATAGGCGTGACACGTGA
- the trpC gene encoding indole-3-glycerol phosphate synthase TrpC yields the protein MILDRILEHKRAELRHKQSRGYLAELKARIRDRAVPRGFEAALRATRPPASPSLIAEVKKASPSLGLLRPEFKDRFEPVKIAEQYKEHGASAVSVLTDETFFQGSLEYLRTIKDQVGLPALNKEFMVGEVQFYEARAYGADAVLLIVAALERRQLIDFFALAQELRLDVLIETHREKELDTVLEWLPDARLIGINNRDLKTFATDLGVTERLAKRVPSGKLIVSESGIHKRDDVKRLLDAGVHAMLVGESLIKAEDTGAKIKELLGKGEPPER from the coding sequence ATGATCCTGGATCGGATTCTGGAGCACAAGAGGGCGGAGCTGCGGCACAAGCAGAGCCGCGGCTACCTGGCCGAGCTCAAGGCCCGGATCAGGGACCGGGCAGTGCCGCGCGGCTTCGAAGCGGCGCTCCGGGCGACCCGTCCGCCGGCCAGCCCCTCCCTCATCGCCGAGGTCAAGAAGGCCTCCCCCAGTCTCGGCCTGCTCCGCCCTGAGTTCAAGGACCGTTTCGAGCCGGTGAAGATCGCCGAACAGTACAAGGAACACGGAGCCTCGGCCGTCTCCGTGCTGACCGACGAGACCTTCTTCCAGGGGAGCTTGGAATATCTCAGGACGATCAAGGATCAGGTCGGGCTGCCCGCCCTGAACAAGGAGTTCATGGTCGGGGAGGTGCAGTTCTACGAGGCGCGGGCCTACGGGGCCGATGCGGTGCTCCTGATCGTGGCCGCGCTTGAGCGGAGGCAGTTGATTGACTTCTTCGCCCTCGCCCAGGAATTGAGGCTGGACGTCCTGATCGAGACGCACCGTGAGAAGGAGCTGGACACGGTCCTGGAATGGCTGCCGGACGCGCGGCTGATCGGGATCAACAACCGGGACCTGAAGACCTTTGCGACTGACCTGGGCGTGACCGAGCGGCTGGCGAAGCGCGTCCCCTCCGGCAAGCTGATCGTGTCCGAGAGCGGCATCCACAAGCGCGACGACGTGAAGCGGCTCCTGGACGCCGGCGTCCACGCGATGCTGGTCGGGGAGTCGCTGATCAAGGCCGAGGACACGGGCGCGAAGATCAAGGAGTTGCTGGGAAAAGGTGAACCCCCCGAAAGATGA